A stretch of Roseibium porphyridii DNA encodes these proteins:
- a CDS encoding Bax inhibitor-1/YccA family protein, with amino-acid sequence MSTFDRQSQGAYSVAGARAEAGIDQGLRSYMLGVYNYMTLGLALTGFLALGTYMLAVSNPAVAQTLFSGPIYFVLLFAPLGMVLWLSARIQSMSASTARTMFLVYASIMGISLAPIFMVYTGGSIARVFFITAASFGALSIFGYTTKKDLSGWGSFLMMGLIGIIIASIVNIFLASSALMFAVSVIGVLVFAGLTAYDTQQIKEMYYEGDSSEVATKKSVMGALRLYLDFINLFLMLLSLFGNRE; translated from the coding sequence ATGTCGACCTTTGACCGTCAATCTCAGGGTGCCTACTCGGTTGCCGGCGCACGCGCCGAGGCCGGCATCGATCAGGGCCTGCGCAGCTATATGCTGGGTGTCTACAACTACATGACACTCGGCCTCGCGCTGACCGGCTTCCTCGCACTCGGCACGTATATGCTGGCTGTCAGCAATCCTGCCGTTGCACAAACGCTCTTCAGTGGGCCGATTTACTTCGTGCTGCTGTTTGCGCCGCTCGGAATGGTTCTCTGGCTGTCCGCGCGCATTCAGTCGATGAGCGCTAGCACCGCCAGAACAATGTTCTTGGTCTACGCGTCCATCATGGGCATTTCGCTTGCGCCGATCTTTATGGTCTATACCGGTGGCTCCATTGCACGGGTGTTCTTCATCACCGCCGCATCCTTCGGCGCGTTGAGCATCTTCGGTTACACCACCAAAAAAGACCTGTCTGGTTGGGGTTCGTTCCTGATGATGGGCCTGATCGGCATCATCATCGCTTCGATCGTCAACATCTTCCTGGCATCGTCTGCTCTGATGTTTGCCGTTTCAGTGATCGGTGTTCTGGTGTTTGCCGGCCTCACGGCTTACGACACGCAGCAGATCAAGGAAATGTACTACGAAGGTGACAGCAGTGAAGTCGCCACGAAGAAGTCCGTCATGGGCGCTCTTCGTCTGTACCTCGACTTCATCAACCTGTTCCTGATGCTGTTGTCGCTGTTCGGCAATCGCGAATAA
- a CDS encoding DUF2794 domain-containing protein, which yields MSEADDSAFQRGARLTLSPQSQPAPPPRPVVSFHRKELDTILRLYGRMVADGEWRDYAIDLLKDKAVFSVFRRSSEMPLFRIEKDPKLARRQGAYSVVATGGMILKRGHDLAQVLKVLEKKKHLRVVDA from the coding sequence ATGAGCGAAGCCGATGACAGCGCGTTTCAGCGCGGTGCGAGATTGACCCTCTCACCGCAAAGCCAACCGGCTCCCCCTCCAAGACCTGTCGTTTCATTTCATCGAAAAGAACTTGATACCATCCTTCGGCTCTACGGCCGCATGGTTGCGGATGGTGAATGGCGCGACTACGCAATCGACCTTCTAAAGGACAAGGCAGTCTTTTCCGTCTTCCGCCGATCCTCGGAGATGCCACTTTTTCGAATTGAGAAAGACCCAAAGCTGGCGCGGCGGCAGGGCGCATATTCTGTGGTCGCCACAGGTGGCATGATCCTGAAGCGTGGCCACGACCTCGCACAGGTGCTCAAGGTCCTTGAAAAGAAAAAGCATCTTCGCGTCGTCGACGCCTGA
- a CDS encoding GNAT family N-acetyltransferase — translation MTTDLIDLRAARAADCEALAGIHSEAWLGAYRGVLHGVDLQKMISRRGTGWWRGALARGVEIKILSIADTPAGYATYGPCRLHRTGMDGEIYELYLKPEYQGLGFGRTLFESVQDTLETRNLSGIAIQVLSENKPARAFYKAVGGRLAAKSWYRLGGRRLELSIYVWPATGG, via the coding sequence ATGACTACGGACCTGATTGATCTCCGCGCGGCCCGAGCCGCTGATTGTGAGGCGCTAGCCGGTATTCATAGTGAAGCCTGGCTTGGAGCCTACAGGGGCGTATTGCACGGTGTTGATCTTCAAAAGATGATCTCACGCAGGGGAACCGGCTGGTGGCGGGGCGCTCTTGCGAGAGGCGTTGAAATCAAAATTCTCAGCATAGCCGACACGCCTGCAGGATATGCAACCTATGGCCCCTGCCGTCTGCACAGAACCGGAATGGACGGTGAAATCTATGAACTTTACCTGAAGCCCGAGTATCAGGGCCTCGGGTTCGGGCGTACACTTTTTGAAAGCGTTCAGGATACGTTGGAAACCAGAAACCTGTCCGGTATTGCCATCCAGGTGCTCAGTGAAAACAAACCCGCCAGGGCGTTCTACAAGGCCGTTGGTGGACGGCTTGCGGCAAAGTCATGGTACCGGTTGGGTGGTCGGCGTTTGGAACTGTCGATCTATGTGTGGCCAGCCACCGGCGGCTGA
- the ppa gene encoding inorganic diphosphatase encodes MRMDAVPIGKNPPEDINVIVEVSVGGEPIKYEMDKEAGAMYVDRFLYTPMRYPGNYGFVPHTLCGDGDPIDVVVVNQRPIVPGAIMNCRPIGVLLMEDESGQDEKIIAVPSHKLSKRYDAISDVTDLPEITVQQVKHFFEHYKDLEPGKWVKVTGMEGAEAAKKLIIESISRAQKEAAE; translated from the coding sequence ATGCGTATGGACGCTGTGCCGATCGGCAAGAACCCGCCGGAAGACATCAATGTCATCGTCGAGGTTTCCGTCGGCGGTGAACCGATCAAGTATGAGATGGATAAGGAAGCCGGGGCGATGTATGTCGACCGCTTTCTCTATACGCCCATGCGATATCCTGGAAACTACGGTTTTGTGCCACACACGCTTTGCGGTGACGGCGATCCGATCGATGTGGTGGTTGTCAATCAGCGGCCTATCGTTCCAGGTGCCATTATGAACTGTCGTCCGATCGGTGTGTTGCTGATGGAAGATGAGTCCGGCCAGGATGAAAAGATCATCGCCGTTCCGTCACACAAGCTGAGCAAGCGCTACGACGCGATTTCCGATGTCACCGATCTGCCGGAAATCACCGTCCAGCAGGTCAAGCACTTCTTCGAGCACTACAAGGATCTTGAGCCCGGCAAATGGGTAAAAGTCACCGGTATGGAAGGTGCGGAAGCAGCCAAGAAACTGATCATTGAATCAATTTCGCGGGCGCAAAAAGAAGCCGCTGAATAA
- a CDS encoding metallopeptidase family protein, whose product MASINPISRSGWSERRAPGLKDFEAMASEILAGLPDDLLLRCGHLQISLADYAPDDVLDELGIEDPHDLLGLFEGQGLAQGGDAVGTGQMPNRIWLFRRPILDYWAAMDETLGDVVAHVLIHEIGHHFGLSDQDMERIEAATER is encoded by the coding sequence ATGGCATCTATCAACCCGATAAGCAGGAGCGGATGGTCAGAGCGCAGAGCGCCGGGCCTCAAGGATTTCGAGGCCATGGCCAGCGAAATTCTGGCCGGCCTGCCGGACGATTTGCTGCTGCGCTGCGGACATTTGCAGATCAGCCTGGCCGATTATGCACCCGATGACGTGCTGGATGAACTCGGGATTGAGGATCCGCATGATCTTCTGGGCCTGTTTGAAGGTCAGGGGCTGGCACAAGGCGGCGATGCCGTTGGCACCGGCCAGATGCCCAACCGGATTTGGCTGTTCAGACGGCCCATTCTGGACTATTGGGCGGCAATGGACGAAACGCTGGGCGACGTAGTCGCACATGTCCTCATACACGAAATCGGCCACCATTTCGGCTTGTCCGATCAGGACATGGAACGAATAGAAGCCGCAACCGAGCGATAG
- a CDS encoding disulfide bond formation protein B, producing the protein MSADRMAQNLIGLIFVAGLAVIATAWGFQLIGGYIPCKLCLEQRIPYYVGLPLTVVAFILHIRGRSGMALLTLLAVAAVFVYGAGLGIYQSGAEWQFWDGPNDCGGGSAAPASAANMLQALQSTRVVSCTEASWRMLGLSFAGWNAVASAGLAALALLSAFLLKRRENQTTIGA; encoded by the coding sequence ATGTCGGCGGACCGGATGGCGCAAAACCTGATTGGGCTGATTTTTGTCGCGGGGCTGGCAGTCATTGCAACTGCCTGGGGTTTCCAGCTGATCGGCGGCTATATCCCTTGCAAGCTCTGCCTGGAGCAGAGAATTCCCTATTATGTCGGCCTGCCGCTCACTGTTGTGGCTTTCATCCTGCATATTCGTGGACGCAGCGGAATGGCATTGCTGACGCTACTGGCGGTGGCAGCTGTTTTTGTCTATGGCGCCGGATTGGGCATCTACCAATCTGGTGCAGAATGGCAGTTCTGGGACGGACCGAATGATTGTGGCGGCGGGAGCGCTGCGCCGGCTTCAGCCGCAAACATGCTTCAGGCGCTTCAGTCGACACGCGTCGTCAGCTGCACGGAGGCCAGCTGGCGGATGCTCGGCCTGTCCTTTGCGGGCTGGAACGCTGTTGCCTCCGCCGGTCTTGCCGCTCTTGCGCTTTTGTCCGCTTTTCTGTTGAAACGGCGCGAAAATCAAACAACGATAGGCGCATGA
- a CDS encoding YqaA family protein, with translation MLRRLYDWTLSLAAGPRAPAALGSVSFVESSFFPIPPDILLIPMVIARREKAWWYAFLCTLTSVAGGILGYLIGMFLFEQVAQPILSFYGKMDKFDEFRVVFNDWGWWFVFIAGLTPFPYKVITIASGVAGLSLPVFILASIVSRGIRFFIVAGLLYVFGPPIKEFIEKRLGLMFTIFVVLLVGGFLLIKFI, from the coding sequence ATGTTGAGACGCCTTTATGACTGGACACTGTCCCTCGCTGCCGGACCGCGCGCACCCGCCGCGCTGGGCTCCGTTTCTTTCGTCGAGAGTTCCTTCTTTCCGATCCCGCCGGATATCCTTTTGATCCCGATGGTCATCGCCCGCCGGGAAAAGGCCTGGTGGTATGCATTTTTGTGCACGTTGACCTCCGTTGCCGGCGGTATTCTCGGATATCTGATCGGCATGTTCCTGTTTGAGCAGGTCGCTCAACCGATCCTTTCCTTCTATGGAAAAATGGACAAGTTCGACGAGTTTCGGGTCGTGTTCAATGACTGGGGTTGGTGGTTCGTCTTCATAGCCGGCTTGACCCCGTTTCCTTACAAGGTCATCACCATCGCTTCGGGTGTAGCAGGCCTGAGTTTGCCGGTATTCATCTTGGCAAGCATTGTTTCCAGGGGCATACGCTTCTTTATCGTCGCCGGACTGCTCTATGTTTTCGGTCCACCGATCAAGGAGTTTATCGAAAAACGCCTCGGTCTCATGTTCACCATATTTGTGGTGCTGCTGGTCGGCGGTTTCCTGTTGATCAAATTTATCTAA